The Setaria viridis chromosome 6, Setaria_viridis_v4.0, whole genome shotgun sequence genome contains a region encoding:
- the LOC117860478 gene encoding uncharacterized protein — protein sequence MQLTSSPPSSYIPMAHVKSDAEEHVKSDAVEHVKSDAEEWSDSDLDDASDSEVGDALDWLDAVEGPDGSARPAGAFSASGCGAVARRPNAHGGVLSRPFQPLSNRTQKLASHIRAAPLEEWEGRMNVGMSNSVTTAIRDSIRGTAIGKIRNTEKADRATVEQAIDPRTRMVLFKMLNRGVFDNINGCISTGKEANVYHATKTDGQELAIKVYKTSVLVFKDRDRYVQGDYRFRYGYCKHNPRKMVKTWAEKEMRNLMRVRAADIRCPKPLLLRLHVLVMEFIGKGGWAAPRLKDAALSDDKLRESYFEIITIMRTLYQKCKLVHGDLSEYNVLYFEGHLYIIDVSQSVDLDHPSALDFLKEDCLHVSDFFKKRGVPVMPVIDLFNFVVDQNIADEDVDAYLEKVQQKIVENGGAVPNDDEITPTVMVQTLDYMKQCEADIVNMSMMQRSSSGYEPPADKLYDQPLLGFVRTKNVHTEKQQDRLPQNTAEVHLDLQNKCALELQNRCSLENLAEGEEDDSESCSSSDEDDSWHEADPKLGPEERKAARKANKKKVKEEKREARKTKKPKAEKKKRKKMAKAKCKR from the exons ATGCAGCTCACCTCCTCCCCGCCCTCGAGCTATATCCCGATGGCCCACGTGAAGTCCGACGCTGAGGAGCACGTGAAGTCCGACGCTGTGGAGCACGTGAAGTCCGACGCTGAGGAGTGGTCCGACTCCGACCTGGACGATGCTTCGGACTCCGAGGTGGGCGATGCACTCGATTGGCTTGACGCGGTCGAGGGCCCCGACGGCTCCGCCCGTCCCGCCGGCGCCTTCTCGGCCTCCGGATGCGGGGCCGTGGCGCGCAGGCCTAACGCTCACGGCGGCGTGCTCTCCCGCCCATTCCAGCCGCTCTCCAACCGCACCCAGAAGCTGGCCTCGCACATTCGTGCTGCCCCCCTGGAG GAGTGGGAGGGTAGGATGAACGTGGGAATGTCAAATTCAGTCACCACTGCAATCAGGGATAGCATAAGGGGCACAGCAATTGGGAAGATAAGGAACACTGAGAAGGCTGATCGTGCTACAGTGGAGCAG GCTATTGACCCAAGAACACGCATGGTTTTATTCAAGATGTTAAACCGTGGTGTTTTTGATAATATAAACGGCTGCATTTCTACAGGGAAAGAG GCAAATGTCTATCATGCAACAAAGACAGATGGCCAGGAGCTAGCAATTAAAGTCTACAAAACCTCTGTCCTTGTTTTTAA GGATCGAGACCGATATGTTCAAGGAGATTATCGTTTTAGATACGGTTACTGCAAGCACAATCCTCGGAAAATGGTTAAGACCTGGGCTGAAAAGGAAATGAGGAATCTTATGCG AGTGCGAGCAGCTGATATCCGATGCCCAAAACCGTTGCTCCTGAGGCTTCATGTACTGGTGATGGAATTCATAG GGAAAGGAGGTTGGGCTGCTCCTCGTCTCAAGGATGCTGCTTTGTCAGATGACAAGTTGCGAGAAAGTTACTTTGAG ATAATTACAATAATGCGGACTCTTTACCAAAAGTGCAAACTGGTCCATGGTGATTTGAGTGAATACAACGTTCTTTATTTTGAG GGCCACTTGTATATTATTGATGTTTCACAATCCGTTGATCTTGATCATCCTTCAGCATTGGACTTTTTGAAGGAAGATTGCTTGCACGTTTCT gatttttttaaaaagcgAGGTGTTCCTGTCATGCCAGTAATAGATTTATTTAATTTTGTTGTTGATCAAAACATTGCTGATGAAGATGTTGATGCTTACCTGGAGAAG GTTCAGCAAAAGATTGTGGAAAATGGAGGTGCAGTTCCAAATGATGATGAAATTACTCCCACAGTCATGGTTCAG ACATTGGATTACATGAAGCAATGCGAGGCAGATATTGTCAACATGTCAATGATGCAACGTTCATCCTCTGGCTACGAGCCACCGGCAGATAAGCTTTATGATCAGCCACTGTTAGGGTTTGTGCGGACTAAAAATGTGCACACTGAAAAGCAGCAAGATCGATTACCTCAAAACACAGCAGAAGTGCACTTGGATCTGCAGAACAAATGCGCATTGGAGCTTCAAAACAGGTGCTCATTGGAGAACCTAGCGGAAGGTGAAGAAGACGATAGTGAATCTTGCTCCAGTTCAGATGAAGACGACTCATGGCACGAGGCTGATCCGAAGTTGGGACCCGAGGAAAGAAAAGCTGCTCGGAAGgcaaacaagaagaaagtgaaggaagagaagagggaagCTCGCAAGACAAAGAAACCGAAGGctgagaaaaagaagaggaagaaaatggCGAAAGCAAAGTGCAAGCGGTAG
- the LOC117860481 gene encoding uncharacterized protein encodes MAAADPATAASFSQLSFRRAVCPSPLRLPLSRASPPGRLRVSSTVVALHKRNPKQLKYAAERQFTRGDAGMLRVEVEPSGEDFWKLDPIIDLINRGAVGVIPTDTVYSIVCDLSNNESIERLRRVKGIGDSKPLSILCRSLRDIDTYTTGFPRGTNQGQANIFRAVKRVIPGPYTFILPATKQFPKQLIKHGSSTRYAKRRQVGVRIPDDPICQAILQNLDEPLICTSVKYLSEDEWILDPVIIADLYEPLGLDFIVDGGPRIADPSTVVDMTGTNPTIIRQGKGPKLDWMVAEDEEAQSMFAFKAA; translated from the exons atggccgccgccgaccccgccaccgcggcctccTTCTCGCAGCTCTCCTTCCGCCGCGCCGTTTGTCCCTCCCCGCTCCGGCTCCCCTTATCGCGGGCCTCTCCGCCCGGTCGCCTCCGCGTCTCCTCCACCGTGGTGGCTCTCCACAAGCGCAACCCCAAGCAGCTCAAGTACGCCGCCGAGCGCCAGTTCACG AGAGGGGATGCCGGGATGTTgcgggtggaggtggagccttCCGGTGAGGATTTCTGGAAGCTGGACCCGATTATCGACCTTATCAATCGAGGCGCCGTTGGGGTGATCCCTACTGACACCGT CTACTCCATCGTCTGTGATCTGAGTAACAATGAATCTATTGAGCGCCTTCGCAG AGTGAAAGGCATTGGAGACTCAAAG CCTCTCAGCATCCTGTGCCGCTCATTACGTGATATCGATACCTACACCACAGGATTTCCTCGAGGTACCAACCAAGGGCAAGCTAACATTTTCCGTGCTGTCAAGCGTGTAATACCTGGGCCT TACACCTTCATTTTACCTGCAACCAAGCAATTTCCCAAACAGTTGATTAAGCATGGTTCTTCCACGAGGTATGCCAAAAGGAGACAGGTTGGTGTCCGAATTCCAGATGATCCCATCTGCCAGGCAATATTGCAAAATCTGGATGAACCTTTGATCTGCACAAG TGTCAAATATCTATCGGAGGATGAATGGATACTTGATCCAGTAATCATTGCTGATCTTTATGAGCCACTG GGCCTTGATTTCATTGTTGATGGTGGTCCTAGAATTGCTGATCCTTCTACTGTGGTAGATATGACGGGAACAAACCCTACCATAATTCGTCAGGGAAAG GGTCCAAAGCTGGATTGGATGGTAGCAGAAGATGAAGAGGCGCAATCAATGTTCGCTTTTAAAGCGGCTTGA